A single Megachile rotundata isolate GNS110a chromosome 9, iyMegRotu1, whole genome shotgun sequence DNA region contains:
- the LOC100883342 gene encoding RNA-binding protein 5 isoform X2 codes for MDNMYSNSIDPWEPGYGPERRGHNSDYDYRNEYGSSRSPEYTEHRDNDHRDRDHRSPEYRNHRGRDRDRERDRSRDRRDRSRDDRDRSYRDREDRYGRQRDRDSVERDRDRDRDRDRDRDRSRRDRDRDRDRDRRGKREERDRDRDDDHSRESMDFEHDHGRTYGSSMEGIHYKSQSPNNTIMIRGLAQHITENDVRQDILNCGLMPKDIRLIRKKDTGASRGFAFVEFNATQEAARWMEMKQGVLMLQDQYRALMQYSIPKDCHVDKPPAKNTQDWHCVKCGAHNFKRRETCFKCSASRAESEEGGEGSDEISPHPTNTVLLRGLDVLTTEDSVLQAMKNLSSMPIRSIRIGRDSLTNTSRGVCYLEMGNVVDAMYLHTALTKQGLVVDGRKVEITYCKLHQINNTNTWKTNDNQPQRYTLDDVAQLAEYSANLYAKTPAQKAHYLQYYTQYYQNQIMQGSAITLPSLNQTDRVNAAAAVAQSAIQQLQASRKLGDAEEMKNRPTPTAPTSTALASGRVPAHGSDAVPDVSTYHYDESSGYYYDPSTGLYYDPNSQYYYNSHTQQFLYWDAESFSYQPAKTAPTVTQATGTTSSGTTITATASNTDSTNIATNQATTSSVPATAAETSKEDENKKKDSKQDKVKVAKKIAKDMERWAKTLNQKKENAKSNWNSEFAGGDGNQGVGSGAADAGYAILEKKSLANSYHEDEDQSGNNGLVAAYGGGSDTEEEIEDVQQEERQHTDWSKLACLLCKRQFPSKEALLRHQQLSDLHKQNLENWYQVRGLDPNDPQQRNNKYRDRAKERRAKYGEPEPPQPNKLKEKYLKTRVEDISVSYEEPTRAGIGSDNVGNKLLQKMGWSEGMGLGKSNQGRTSIIEAERRVPTAGLGAKSSSYSALPGDTYKDCVKKMMYARYQELSDT; via the exons ATGGACAACATGTACAGTAACAGCATTGATCCATGGGAACCAGGTTATGGGCCTGAAAGAAGAGGACATAACTCGGATTATGACTATCGTAATGAATATGGAAGTAGCAGATCACCAGAATATACTGAGCATCGTGACAATGATCATCGTGATAGGGATCACAGAAGTCCAGAATACAGAAATCAtcgtggcagggacagagatcGTGAAAGGGACCGTTCTAGAGACAGAAGAGATCGAAGTAGAGACGACAGAGATCGCAGTTACAGGGACAGAGAGGACCGTTATGGAAGacaaagagacagagactctgtagaaagagacagagatcgGGATCGTGaccgcgacagagacagagaccgctctaggagagacagagacagggatagagataGAGATCGTAGAGGAAAACGGGAAGAAAGAGACAGGGATCGTGATGATGATCACAGTCGAGAAAGCATGGACTTTGAGCATGACCATGGACGTACTTATGGTTCGTCCATGGAAGGCATCCACTACAAATCTCAATCTCCAAACAACACCATAATGATTCGTGGGCTTGCACAGCACATTACAGAAAATGAC GTGCGGCAAGACATCCTCAACTGTGGTCTCATGCCCAAGGACATCAGGCTAATTCGTAAAAAGGATACAG GTGCTTCGCGAGGTTTTGCATTCGTCGAGTTTAACGCGACTCAGGAGGCCGCACGGTGGATGGAGATGAAACAG GGAGTACTGATGCTGCAGGACCAATATCGTGCATTGATGCAGTACAGTATCCCGAAAGATTGCCATGTAGATAAGCCACCAGCAAAAAATACACAGGATTGGCATTGTGTTAag TGTGGCGCACACAATTTTAAGAGGCGCGAAACGTGCTTTAAATGTTCCGCCTCGCGAGCAGAGAGCGAAGAAGGTGGAGAAGGTAGCGATGAAATCAGCCCTCACCCCACGAATACCGTTCTTCTGCGAGGATTAGACGTGTTAACGACCGAGGATTCGGTTTTACAAGCAATGAAAAACCTTTCGTCCATGCCAATACGTAGTATCCGTATTGGTCGCGATTCGCTAACAAATACATCCAGAGGTGTTTGTTATCTGGAGATGGGAAATGTGGTAGATGCCATGTATTTACACACAGCCCTAACGAAACAAGGATTAGTAGTAGACGGCAGAAAAGTTGAAATTACATACTGTAAACTTCACCAAATAAATAATACCAATACGTGGAAAACGAATGACAACCAACCGCAAAGGTATACTCTAGACGACGTTGCTCAATTGGCAGAGTACAGTGCCAACTTATACGCTAAAACGCCTGCACAGAAAGCTCATTACCTTCAGTATTATACGCAATACTATCAGAATCAGATAATGCAGGGGTCTGCTATCACTTTGCCGTCTTTGAATCAGACTGATAGAGTGAATGCGGCTGCGGCTGTAGCGCAATCTGCCATACAACAACTACAGGCATCTAGGAAGTTAGGAGATGCCGAGGAAATGAAGAACAGGCCAACGCCTACGGCACCAACTAGTACCGCGTTAGCGAGTGGAAGAGTACCTGCGCATGGTAGTGATG CTGTACCAGATGTCAGCACCTATCATTATGACGAATCCTCGGGTTACTATTACGATCCAAGCACAGGATTATATTACGATCCTAATTCgcaatattattacaatagtCACACACAACAATTCCTTTATTGGGACGCTGAGTCGTTCTCGTATCAACCTGCAAAG ACTGCTCCAACCGTAACACAGGCAACAGGAACCACGTCCAGTGGGACTACGATAACTGCCACCGCTAGTAATACCGATTCAACGAACATAGCCACTAATCAAGCAACAACTTCGTCGGTACCCGCTACGGCTGCGGAAACATCAAAGGaagatgaaaataaaaagaaagacaGTAAACAGGATAAAGTAAAAGTAGCGAAGAAAATAGCAAAAGATATGGAACGTTGGGCGAAAACGTTGAATCAGAAGAAGGAGAATGCAAAAAGTAATTGGAATTCAGAATTCGCTGGTGGTGATGGCAATCAAGGAGTTGGAAGCGGGGCTGCGGATGCTGGATACGCCATATTGGAGAAGAAATCTCTTGCTAATTCTTATCACGAAGACGAGGATCAGAGCGGAAATAATGGCTTAGTAGCTGCTTACGGTGGCGGTAGTGACACGGAAGAGGAAATCGAAGATGTACAACAAGAAGAAAGACAACACACGGATTGGAGCAAATTAGCGTGTTTATTGTGTAAACGACAGTTTCCCAGCAAAGAGGCGTTACTTCGACATCAGCAGTTGTCTGATCTTCACaaacaaaatttggaaaattggtatcAAGTACGCGGTTTAGACCCAAACGACCCGCAGCAAAGAAACAACAAATATCGAGACCGCGCAAAAGAACGAAGAGCGAAGTATGGCGAACCAGAGCCTCCACAACCAAATAAACTCAAAGAAAAATACCTGAAAACCAGGGTAGAAGATATATCGGTATCGTACGAAGAACCTACGAGAGCTGGTATTGGCTCGGACAATGTTGGCAATAAACTGTTACAAAAAATGGGTTGGAGCGAAGGAATGGGTCTTGGCAAATCGAACCAAGGCAGAACAAGTATCATTGAAGCGGAAAGGAGAGTACCTACGGCTGGTTTAGGAGCAAAATCGTCATCGTACAGTGCATTACCTGGAGACACCTATAAGGATTGCGTAAAAAAAATGATGTACGCACGTTATCAAGAGCTGTCTGATACATAA
- the LOC100883342 gene encoding RNA-binding protein 5 isoform X1, giving the protein MDNMYSNSIDPWEPGYGPERRGHNSDYDYRNEYGSSRSPEYTEHRDNDHRDRDHRSPEYRNHRGRDRDRERDRSRDRRDRSRDDRDRSYRDREDRYGRQRDRDSVERDRDRDRDRDRDRDRSRRDRDRDRDRDRRGKREERDRDRDDDHSRESMDFEHDHGRTYGSSMEGIHYKSQSPNNTIMIRGLAQHITENDVRQDILNCGLMPKDIRLIRKKDTGASRGFAFVEFNATQEAARWMEMKQGVLMLQDQYRALMQYSIPKDCHVDKPPAKNTQDWHCVKCGAHNFKRRETCFKCSASRAESEEGGEGSDEISPHPTNTVLLRGLDVLTTEDSVLQAMKNLSSMPIRSIRIGRDSLTNTSRGVCYLEMGNVVDAMYLHTALTKQGLVVDGRKVEITYCKLHQINNTNTWKTNDNQPQRYTLDDVAQLAEYSANLYAKTPAQKAHYLQYYTQYYQNQIMQGSAITLPSLNQTDRVNAAAAVAQSAIQQLQASRKLGDAEEMKNRPTPTAPTSTALASGRVPAHGSDGKVYSVPDVSTYHYDESSGYYYDPSTGLYYDPNSQYYYNSHTQQFLYWDAESFSYQPAKTAPTVTQATGTTSSGTTITATASNTDSTNIATNQATTSSVPATAAETSKEDENKKKDSKQDKVKVAKKIAKDMERWAKTLNQKKENAKSNWNSEFAGGDGNQGVGSGAADAGYAILEKKSLANSYHEDEDQSGNNGLVAAYGGGSDTEEEIEDVQQEERQHTDWSKLACLLCKRQFPSKEALLRHQQLSDLHKQNLENWYQVRGLDPNDPQQRNNKYRDRAKERRAKYGEPEPPQPNKLKEKYLKTRVEDISVSYEEPTRAGIGSDNVGNKLLQKMGWSEGMGLGKSNQGRTSIIEAERRVPTAGLGAKSSSYSALPGDTYKDCVKKMMYARYQELSDT; this is encoded by the exons ATGGACAACATGTACAGTAACAGCATTGATCCATGGGAACCAGGTTATGGGCCTGAAAGAAGAGGACATAACTCGGATTATGACTATCGTAATGAATATGGAAGTAGCAGATCACCAGAATATACTGAGCATCGTGACAATGATCATCGTGATAGGGATCACAGAAGTCCAGAATACAGAAATCAtcgtggcagggacagagatcGTGAAAGGGACCGTTCTAGAGACAGAAGAGATCGAAGTAGAGACGACAGAGATCGCAGTTACAGGGACAGAGAGGACCGTTATGGAAGacaaagagacagagactctgtagaaagagacagagatcgGGATCGTGaccgcgacagagacagagaccgctctaggagagacagagacagggatagagataGAGATCGTAGAGGAAAACGGGAAGAAAGAGACAGGGATCGTGATGATGATCACAGTCGAGAAAGCATGGACTTTGAGCATGACCATGGACGTACTTATGGTTCGTCCATGGAAGGCATCCACTACAAATCTCAATCTCCAAACAACACCATAATGATTCGTGGGCTTGCACAGCACATTACAGAAAATGAC GTGCGGCAAGACATCCTCAACTGTGGTCTCATGCCCAAGGACATCAGGCTAATTCGTAAAAAGGATACAG GTGCTTCGCGAGGTTTTGCATTCGTCGAGTTTAACGCGACTCAGGAGGCCGCACGGTGGATGGAGATGAAACAG GGAGTACTGATGCTGCAGGACCAATATCGTGCATTGATGCAGTACAGTATCCCGAAAGATTGCCATGTAGATAAGCCACCAGCAAAAAATACACAGGATTGGCATTGTGTTAag TGTGGCGCACACAATTTTAAGAGGCGCGAAACGTGCTTTAAATGTTCCGCCTCGCGAGCAGAGAGCGAAGAAGGTGGAGAAGGTAGCGATGAAATCAGCCCTCACCCCACGAATACCGTTCTTCTGCGAGGATTAGACGTGTTAACGACCGAGGATTCGGTTTTACAAGCAATGAAAAACCTTTCGTCCATGCCAATACGTAGTATCCGTATTGGTCGCGATTCGCTAACAAATACATCCAGAGGTGTTTGTTATCTGGAGATGGGAAATGTGGTAGATGCCATGTATTTACACACAGCCCTAACGAAACAAGGATTAGTAGTAGACGGCAGAAAAGTTGAAATTACATACTGTAAACTTCACCAAATAAATAATACCAATACGTGGAAAACGAATGACAACCAACCGCAAAGGTATACTCTAGACGACGTTGCTCAATTGGCAGAGTACAGTGCCAACTTATACGCTAAAACGCCTGCACAGAAAGCTCATTACCTTCAGTATTATACGCAATACTATCAGAATCAGATAATGCAGGGGTCTGCTATCACTTTGCCGTCTTTGAATCAGACTGATAGAGTGAATGCGGCTGCGGCTGTAGCGCAATCTGCCATACAACAACTACAGGCATCTAGGAAGTTAGGAGATGCCGAGGAAATGAAGAACAGGCCAACGCCTACGGCACCAACTAGTACCGCGTTAGCGAGTGGAAGAGTACCTGCGCATGGTAGTGATGGTAAAGTATACT CTGTACCAGATGTCAGCACCTATCATTATGACGAATCCTCGGGTTACTATTACGATCCAAGCACAGGATTATATTACGATCCTAATTCgcaatattattacaatagtCACACACAACAATTCCTTTATTGGGACGCTGAGTCGTTCTCGTATCAACCTGCAAAG ACTGCTCCAACCGTAACACAGGCAACAGGAACCACGTCCAGTGGGACTACGATAACTGCCACCGCTAGTAATACCGATTCAACGAACATAGCCACTAATCAAGCAACAACTTCGTCGGTACCCGCTACGGCTGCGGAAACATCAAAGGaagatgaaaataaaaagaaagacaGTAAACAGGATAAAGTAAAAGTAGCGAAGAAAATAGCAAAAGATATGGAACGTTGGGCGAAAACGTTGAATCAGAAGAAGGAGAATGCAAAAAGTAATTGGAATTCAGAATTCGCTGGTGGTGATGGCAATCAAGGAGTTGGAAGCGGGGCTGCGGATGCTGGATACGCCATATTGGAGAAGAAATCTCTTGCTAATTCTTATCACGAAGACGAGGATCAGAGCGGAAATAATGGCTTAGTAGCTGCTTACGGTGGCGGTAGTGACACGGAAGAGGAAATCGAAGATGTACAACAAGAAGAAAGACAACACACGGATTGGAGCAAATTAGCGTGTTTATTGTGTAAACGACAGTTTCCCAGCAAAGAGGCGTTACTTCGACATCAGCAGTTGTCTGATCTTCACaaacaaaatttggaaaattggtatcAAGTACGCGGTTTAGACCCAAACGACCCGCAGCAAAGAAACAACAAATATCGAGACCGCGCAAAAGAACGAAGAGCGAAGTATGGCGAACCAGAGCCTCCACAACCAAATAAACTCAAAGAAAAATACCTGAAAACCAGGGTAGAAGATATATCGGTATCGTACGAAGAACCTACGAGAGCTGGTATTGGCTCGGACAATGTTGGCAATAAACTGTTACAAAAAATGGGTTGGAGCGAAGGAATGGGTCTTGGCAAATCGAACCAAGGCAGAACAAGTATCATTGAAGCGGAAAGGAGAGTACCTACGGCTGGTTTAGGAGCAAAATCGTCATCGTACAGTGCATTACCTGGAGACACCTATAAGGATTGCGTAAAAAAAATGATGTACGCACGTTATCAAGAGCTGTCTGATACATAA